One genomic window of Quadrisphaera setariae includes the following:
- a CDS encoding VOC family protein, whose protein sequence is MSLFITCPVADVQRATAFYTALGWTLNPEMSDHNVSCFAIAPEQYVMLGSRAMYASVGGTEDLIGGPETPSKVTVSFDLPSREAVDELVQRARAAGGRIGDTDDYAFMYQRQFDDPNGYHYSPFWMKPDTDATA, encoded by the coding sequence ATGAGCCTGTTCATCACCTGCCCCGTCGCCGACGTCCAACGCGCCACCGCCTTCTACACCGCCCTGGGCTGGACCCTCAACCCGGAGATGTCTGACCACAACGTCTCCTGCTTCGCCATCGCCCCCGAGCAGTACGTCATGCTCGGCAGCCGCGCGATGTACGCCAGCGTCGGCGGCACGGAAGACCTCATCGGCGGCCCCGAGACGCCCTCCAAGGTCACCGTCTCCTTCGACCTGCCCAGCCGCGAGGCGGTCGACGAGCTCGTGCAGCGGGCCCGCGCTGCCGGAGGCCGCATCGGTGACACCGACGACTACGCCTTCATGTACCAGCGCCAGTTCGACGACCCCAACGGCTACCACTACTCACCGTTCTG